A single Antechinus flavipes isolate AdamAnt ecotype Samford, QLD, Australia chromosome 5, AdamAnt_v2, whole genome shotgun sequence DNA region contains:
- the THAP5 gene encoding THAP domain-containing protein 5: MPRYCAAFSCKNRRGRNNKDRKLSFYPFPLHDKERLEKWLRNMKRDTWVPSKYQFLCSDHFTPDSLDIRWGIRYLKQTAVPTIFSLPEDSQEKDHAKNNPQEEKVEDEREICLMVKSEELPAQMEPKKNILSTEKFDGSTNLLYSSSLNEPLQKDKPPVSNMENLHNDTLTINSAIPQHIEKPKPVLETAVVQDLEVSSFHTSLENLLNTTTATLNVSNPEHVHLSVEPSNIVETAIDHFSNPDITDISVSTQENTVLLSTITQTIEELNTDEESVITILVPTESSKPESASSFMPIEQERIDVEDLDIEDSLYDDTDYGIEILQTEHSYCRQDINRELLWQKVTKLHSKITLLELQEQQTLGRLKSLETLIGQLKQENLLSEEKLKIVENCFTTFEVTMIE; the protein is encoded by the exons ATGCCCCGTTATTGCGCCGCGTTTAGCTGTAAGAACCGCCGAGGACGAAACAATAAAGACCGGAAACTGAGTTTCTACCC GTTTCCTCTCCATGACAAAGAGAGACTTGAAAAATGGTTACGGAATATGAAACGTGATACATGGGTTCCCAGTAAATACCAGTTCCTATGCAGTGACCATTTTACTCCAGACTCACTTGACATCAGATGGGGAATTCGATATTTGAAACAAACTGCTGTACcaactattttttctttacctGAGGACAgtcag GAGAAAGACCATGCAAAAAACAATCCTCAGGAGGAAAAAGTagaagatgagagagaaataTGCCTAATGGTAAAGTCAGAAGAATTACCTGCACAAATGgaaccaaagaaaaatattttaagcacaGAAAAATTTGATGGAAGTACAAATTTACTTTATTCCTCTTCTTTGAATGAACCATTACAAAAGGATAAGCCACCAGTTTCCAATATGGAAAATCTACATAATGACACATTAACTATTAATTCTGCAATTCCACAACATATTGAAAAACCAAAACCTGTTTTAGAAACAGCAGTTGTCCAAGATTTAGAAGTTAGTAGCTTTCATACATCTCTTGAGAACCTCTTAAATACTACAACTGCTACTTTGAATGTCTCAAATCCAGAGCATGTGCATCTCTCTGTGGAACCCAGTAATATAGTTGAAACAGCTATAGATCATTTCTCTAATCCAGATATCACAGATATTTCTGTATCAACACAGGAAAATACTGTCTTACTGAGTACAATTACTCAGACAATTGAAGAGCTGAATACAGATGAAGAATCAGTTATTACCATTTTAGTGCCTACTGAAAGCTCTAAGCCTGAATCAGCCAGTTCGTTCATGCCAATAGAACAAGAGAGAATAGATGTGGAAGATCTAGATATTGAAGATTCCTTATATGATGACACAGACTATGGAATTGAAATACTACAAACTGAGCATTCTTATTGTAGACAAGATATTAACAGGGAACTTCTCTggcaaaaagttaccaaactacATTCAAAGATAACCCTTCTTGAACTACAAGAGCAGCAAACTCTAGGAAGACTCAAATCTCTGGAAACTCTTATAGGACAGCTAAAACAAGAAAACTTACTATCTGAAGAAAAACTCAAGATTGTAGAAAACTGTTTCACAACATTTGAAGTTACTATGATAgaataa
- the DNAJB9 gene encoding dnaJ homolog subfamily B member 9 — protein MKMATPQAVFTFAICILMITELILATENYYDVLGVPKSASERQIKKAFHKLAMKYHPDKNKSPDAETKFREIAEAYETLSDANRRKEYDSVGHSTFTSSGGNTFQQSFNFNFDDLFKDFDFFGSDKNTQTKKHFETHFRTRQDGSSRQRHHFQEFSFGGGLFDDMFEDMEKMFSFNGFDNANRHTVQTEKRFHGSGKHCRTVTQRRGNMVTTYTDCSGQ, from the exons ATGAAAATGGCTACCCCACAGGCAGTTTTCACCTTTGCAATCTGCATTTTAATGATTACAGAATTAATTCTAGCTACAGAAAATTACTATGATGTCTTAGGAGTTCCAAAATCTGCATCTGAACGCCAAATCAAGAAGGCCTTTCACAAGTTGGCCATGAAATACCACCCTGACAAAAATAAGAGTCCTGATGCTGAAACTAAATTTAGAGAGATTGCAGAAG cttATGAAACACTTTCAGATGCCAATAGGCGAAAAGAGTATGATTCAGTTGGACATAGTACCTTTACTAGTAGTGGTGGAAATACCTTCCAGCAGTCATTCAATTTCAACTTTGATGATCTTTTTAAAGACTTTGATTTCTTCGGTTCTGACAAAAACACTCAAaccaaaaaacattttgaaactcACTTCCGAACACGGCAGGATGGTTCCAGCAGGCAAAGACATCATTTTCAGGAATTCTCTTTTGGAGGTGGACTGTTTGATGACATGTTTGAagatatggaaaaaatgttttcttttaatggttTTGACAATGCAAACCGACACACAGTGCAAACTGAAAAGAGATTCCATGGGTCTGGCAAGCATTGTAGGACTGTCACTCAACGTAGAGGAAATATGGTTACTACATACACTGACTGTTCAGGACAGTAA